DNA sequence from the Nicotiana tomentosiformis chromosome 3, ASM39032v3, whole genome shotgun sequence genome:
acggtcaaaaccgattctcagtcataaagatcGGTCGAGACAATGATGTTTCAATCGAAAGGTATCCGCATGAcgagctcggacgaattccgaagtagagacgtcgagcttcgagctataagaccaatcaaccgcaaaactcgatatcattatcgagcctgCGTCCGAATCGAACTACGGGGTAACGACGaccgacacaggccccgaatatcggtgctccaaggcagaaccgagactggggattcgatctagcaccaagctcgagtcagtgccaagctcgcagacaagagccgttacaaccacaccaagggagagaatcttggcgagaatcaagggagagacaaaccatcatgggttctccactatatgtattattttatgttgttacaaataaagtagtgaccctctactataaaaagggagatagactgcaatagggaggggcattaagatttcattgtgcttggtcttctaatatttttcagtcttcccgtccatcatttTCCCATTTTCATAGCAAAAAATACCTGTatcgtcattttgtatcaaagaaatttgcatacccttagaaccatatctaaatttaacgttatccgatttttcgggtaaacaaaccTGTCAACTTCTTATCTATCCAGCAGTGGATGGAAATTGTTTATTTCTTCATGTTGATAGAGCAATGAATAAAGAGGAAAAAACCCAACTAAAGAATTAGTGTTAACCTGCTGCTCTACATCTTTCATTTTAATATCAATTTCCAACTCCCATGTCTCTGCAGATATTCTCCTTGGCTGAATACATGTTACTCCACTATCATCAGTTATATGCATCCATAATATATACTTCAGAAGATGATAAGAAATTACTGTGAAAAAGACCAACACCTTTGCTTGAGCTATTGTGGCTTTAAAATTAAAACTATTTTCAGATCCCAAAAACACAGTGGTGAGGATGTGTTTAACTACCTCTTCGCTATCCGTTGCAAACTGACCCTCAGTGTGATGGTCAATTCGAAAGGCATCAGATGTTGCCTGCTCATGACCATTTGCAGTTTCTTTCACTACAAGCTGGCACATTGAAAGAACTATAGCAGTAGATGAGAAATTATCAACACCACTAGAAAGAGAAAACAGAAAATCATATGCACCACTTCTTCTTAGATAATCCCATAGCGAGCAATCCAATCTCCACATCCAAGGAGCTATTGCACTAGCTCCTAAACCTTCCAAAGCAGGGTAACCAACATCAGAAAGTCCAAACTTGATATCACCATGATAAGCCACGAAACATATAACTAAAGGATTCCACTTAAAATGACTTGCAGGAAAATTGAATTGGCCTTCTCTGTGTAGGGAATCAATGTGTGATGTTCCACCACCTTTTATCCCGCCAAAAATATTCCCAAAACCTTCGGACCAGAAACACGGTATATCACTAAAGAAAAGAAGCACATGATTACTTGAAGAATCAAAAAACAATGATTCTTGATAGTGTTGAGTGCAAACAATCGATCGTGTATTCCACATTCCAAGATTTCTAGAAAGGCGATAAACATCTTCAACCATCCCAAAATTGGAATGCAAAATCATCAAGAAATTTTCCACAAATGTGGATGAATCATGACCGGCGTTCACGCACAAAGCATGTAGTGGCTGACCTAGCTCAAGTGAAGTATAATTCCCATGCACCTCGGCCAAGAATGAGAGGTTATTAACATCCAAATATGCAGCCAAAGCAACCTAGGAAAATCTCACTTCTTTATCAATCTCACAGTATGTCATTGCAATTTTAGTACTCTTTTTTCTCTTCAGAATTTCATCATAAAACTTGCTAGTTACCCAACTTTCTTCATTTTTGCCATATATGGCAACTACAGCTTTGGGTTTCACCGTGGTTATAACAAAAGGGGGCTCAATTATACCTGTCTCATTAGAATAGAGGTTGATTCTATTTCGAATAGCTACTATGAGATGGTTGGAATGCCTTCCTTGCTCTCTAATGCCAGTAATAGGAGGCTTGAAAGTGACTTCTTGTCCTTCACTAAGAGTTGTTTGTTTAGGGAGAGATTCTTCAACCTTTAGAAGACTTTCATCGAACACCATGTCCACGTGATTTCTGGAGTTTACAATATCAAGATATTCATCTTCGATCTCTAAAGGCACACCCCCAACACTGCCATCACATTGCTTATCCAGCAGATTGGTGTCATACCTCTGAGGGATTTTATCAAACACTCGATCCACCTTACTTTTTGAGTTTTTCTGAATTCAATTTTTACTACCTCACCTTCTCTATCATTTTGGATCAAAGTAAACCCGCGGTCACCAAGAATCCGTTTAGTGTTAAGTTCACTAATATAATTTAGAGCCAAGGAAGTTTCAAATAATTGAAACTGAATGGTGGTGATCTCATTAGACCTAACTTCCACAGTTTTATTTGTGTGAGAACTTTCATCAAACAGTTGGTCGTCCACTTAACTTCCTCCCTCCTTAAGTTCCATTTCGAGCAATGTATATTCATCACAATTAACAGACGCTTCTTCTTCATCGTCCTGTACTTCAACGTCGCTGCAGGGAGATGATGTTCCAGACAAATTGTTGCGTTTGTGAAAATATCTCATACCAGACAAATTGTTCCAGGCAGAGCACAATGCAACGTCGTCTTGTACAGTACTCCAACTTAGTTTTGGTTTTTTATTGGCAGAGCACAATGCAACGTCGTCTTGTACAGTTTATTACAACTTCAACATGCTTTAATAACTATAACCTATAGATCAGGAAATAGTACGACTTCAACATGCCTTTATATTGTAACTAGAGATACTGCCTATGAGATCTTAATAAGGGTAAATCTGTTCACGTATGATTTTGGAATTTGCCTAGCAGTTTTAACGAGTAATATGATCATTTAGAGAACATGTCTATAAGAAGTATAAGTTCAAATTACTCAGATCAATTCCCTGGTTATTCGGCACTCGTCTATTGATTATCAATTTTAACTTCCTCACCTATATCCTGCTTATAGGATTTAATTTACATTTCACATATGGAAATTCGATGACTTAATTCCTGTTccgtttgagttattcacttaaTAATCTTGCCTCTAGGATTGGATCAGAAAGAAACTCACATGCTTTAACAAATCAGTTTTTTAACGATGCTTTAAGTTTTCTTAATAAACTATCCGCACTTACATGCATTTTAATCATTGTCTAAGATTAATAAGTCAATGTGGAGGCCGACATGAGCCCTTGTTTGTATTATGTGTTGTATGCTAAAGTTCTTATATGCTTTTCTTACGTCGCTTAGCTAATCATGAATAAAAGCTTAGCTTTTATTTTGAGTCTAGAACCTCCCTTAGATAGTGTTCAATGTCTTATGGGTTATAAGAATGAGACgggtaaaataattaattaagacaCGATCTATAATCAACTAGTGCActttaggtaacaacttaaagatagtaatgagGGTAGCCGAGATGAT
Encoded proteins:
- the LOC138906971 gene encoding uncharacterized protein, whose protein sequence is MILHSNFGMVEDVYRLSRNLGMWNTRSIVCTQHYQESLFFDSSSNHVLLFFSDIPCFWSEGFGNIFGGIKGGGTSHIDSLHREGQFNFPASHFKWNPLVICFVAYHGDIKFGLSDVGYPALEGLGASAIAPWMWRLDCSLWDYLRRSGAYDFLFSLSSGVDNFSSTAIVLSMCQLVVKETANGHEQATSDAFRIDHHTEGQFATDSEEVVKHILTTVFLGSENSFNFKATIAQAKVLVFFTVISYHLLKYILWMHITDDSGVTCIQPRRISAETWELEIDIKMKDVEQQVNTNSLVGFFPLYSLLYQHEEINNFHPLLDR